The proteins below are encoded in one region of Clostridium estertheticum:
- a CDS encoding flavodoxin family protein has protein sequence MKTLIISGSPRKNGDSMTLVNEMIKYLDGEVRIIETYNNINPCVDCRYCWHNKGCSINDNMQEVYQLLNEVDNVVIASPLYFSELTGQLLSFASRLQLFYAARCIRKDSEFKQKKKNGVLVISAGGDTRDYGRSEKTANIIFNQMNTTPIGSVRSIHTNEMPAKEDIEALDKAKELALKLNELHNLSMD, from the coding sequence ATGAAAACATTAATTATTAGTGGTTCACCAAGAAAGAACGGAGACTCTATGACTTTGGTTAATGAAATGATAAAATATCTTGATGGTGAAGTAAGAATAATTGAAACTTATAATAATATTAATCCATGTGTAGATTGCAGATATTGTTGGCATAACAAGGGATGTTCTATTAACGATAATATGCAAGAAGTATATCAACTGCTTAATGAAGTTGATAATGTTGTAATAGCTTCACCATTATATTTTTCTGAACTTACAGGTCAACTTTTAAGCTTTGCAAGTAGACTACAGTTATTTTATGCAGCTAGATGTATAAGGAAAGACAGTGAGTTTAAGCAGAAAAAGAAAAATGGTGTGCTTGTTATTTCAGCAGGTGGAGATACACGTGACTATGGTCGTTCAGAAAAAACTGCGAATATTATTTTTAACCAGATGAATACGACACCAATTGGTAGTGTAAGGTCGATTCACACTAATGAGATGCCAGCCAAAGAAGATATTGAGGCTTTAGATAAAGCCAAAGAACTTGCATTGAAATTAAATGAGCTACATAATTTGTCTATGGATTAA
- a CDS encoding carboxymuconolactone decarboxylase family protein — MDDVESILNYYKDELKWNPPFADILSKYSPEGLKGYLVMRESVQNGHLPKKTSELIFTILDSLDNEVSGAKAHAVTAIEAGLTMEELVEAFVIVTIVKGINVLCKTGVEVIKAAEKRFEEIKLTKENKQ, encoded by the coding sequence ATGGATGATGTTGAAAGTATACTTAATTATTATAAGGATGAATTAAAATGGAATCCGCCGTTTGCTGACATACTATCTAAATATTCCCCAGAGGGATTGAAAGGTTATTTGGTAATGCGTGAATCCGTTCAAAATGGTCATTTGCCTAAAAAGACAAGCGAATTAATTTTTACAATATTGGATAGTTTAGATAATGAAGTAAGCGGTGCAAAAGCGCATGCTGTTACTGCAATAGAAGCAGGTTTAACTATGGAAGAATTAGTAGAAGCGTTTGTAATTGTAACTATTGTAAAAGGTATTAATGTGTTATGTAAAACAGGCGTTGAAGTTATAAAAGCAGCAGAGAAAAGATTTGAAGAAATAAAATTAACCAAGGAGAATAAACAATAA
- a CDS encoding HD domain-containing protein, whose translation MDMEMKHKKIIEIVKDKLTCSAHNLDHVFRVYNLCLLISKGEKNVDLEVLIPAALLHDIARVEESEDKTGKIDHAVLGSEIAEGILRNLDYEEEKIDKIKHCIIAHRFRTGNEPNTIEAKILFDSDKLDVIGASGIARTFMLAGQFGQRLTIGEPLDNYLNTNTVENGRIKDVSKHTPFIEYEEKFKKIPDKLYTKKAKEIGKRRLEFMKEYFNRLKLELEGIE comes from the coding sequence ATGGATATGGAAATGAAACATAAAAAAATCATAGAAATTGTTAAGGATAAATTAACTTGTTCTGCTCATAATTTAGACCATGTATTTAGGGTGTATAATCTTTGTCTGTTGATTTCAAAAGGTGAAAAAAATGTTGATTTGGAGGTTCTTATTCCAGCGGCATTGTTGCATGACATTGCAAGAGTTGAAGAGAGTGAAGATAAAACAGGCAAAATTGACCATGCTGTTTTAGGCAGTGAAATTGCAGAGGGAATATTAAGAAACTTGGATTATGAAGAAGAAAAGATAGATAAGATAAAACACTGTATTATAGCACATAGATTTAGAACTGGAAATGAGCCTAATACAATAGAAGCAAAAATACTTTTTGATTCAGATAAACTTGATGTTATTGGGGCAAGTGGAATTGCGCGTACTTTTATGTTAGCAGGACAATTTGGACAAAGATTAACAATTGGTGAACCACTTGATAACTATTTAAATACCAATACTGTTGAAAATGGGAGGATAAAAGATGTTTCAAAACATACACCTTTCATTGAATATGAAGAAAAGTTTAAAAAAATACCTGATAAATTGTATACAAAAAAAGCAAAGGAAATAGGGAAAAGAAGACTTGAATTCATGAAAGAATATTTTAACAGATTAAAGCTAGAGCTAGAGGGGATTGAATAA